The Liolophura sinensis isolate JHLJ2023 chromosome 6, CUHK_Ljap_v2, whole genome shotgun sequence genomic sequence catttgtttttttttttagatttttaagagtgttgaaaggcattcaaatatttgaattctgtggtaggctttatgggccatatttAGGAACTCTTTtttctgatgttcaccagaaggaaggaatttttgggaatcttttgtcagtaatcttttactttaTGGGTTAAAAAAGTTATCAcgacattcagtgttgtgattagagttggaaaaactacctttgatgtcagagttcctaaactctgatagaatggttcataaagcccactttaGAATTCCAATATTTAAACGGCTTAAACACTCTTCATtaaaaactaagaaaataaatgaaagtatatttatgcatagttttaagtatGAATCCGCATAGCGCGAAAAATGCGTGTAGTTGTAACATGCAGAAAACTTCTCACCATCTAAATCTTACTGCTTATCCAAGGACAACAGCGTGTATTTTAGACACCAGTTGGAAAGTGATTTTAATCAAACTGGCTTGTTTTGGCGATGTCACTCGCACTCGGCTATGCATAGCATGTACCCCATTGACTCAGCAAGACTGTCCATGTCCGTGTCACCGGGTGGTCATAGTGAGGTAGGCACGTCTGTTTTACAGTCTTAATTCCTCCTAGACTATGCACAGAATTTGTACTGATGCCCCTGTTTATGAATGTAATACTGATGAAAGTGGATATACTTACAGTGTTCTGATTGTCACATGACATGCCTTCAGTCTATCAGTTctattcctctccggccgtaagtgggaaggtcttccagcaatctgcggatggttgtgggtttcccccgggctctgcccggtttcctcccaccgtaatgctggccgccgttgtataagtgaaatattcttgagtacggcgtaaaacaccaatgaaataaataaataaataagtaaataaataaatttcagttctATTCTCAGAAAAAGTAGTCCCACGTGAGCGTGGCTTTATTTTTTTCGGTTTATTGGAGTATAAAcgcaaaaatttgacaaatcaGATTGCGCCTTACATGCGTACATTcaggaaaattaaattattaatatatgatcttgtataatgtatgtgtaaataattaCAGGTGTTCTGGAAGAAGCCAAATTCTATGGAATTTCCTCCCTTATTGATGAGCTGGAAGAAACAATTGAGGTACGGTTTTACAAAACGATTTCATGATGATGTGTCAGGTGTTGGTAAAGAAAAGTCTTTCTTTTACTGATTATGATTGTTTTATAAAGGTAAATTGATGACTATGTAGTGTTAGTATGTGAAATCTGGCAGTGTAGCTGGATGGGCGAATAAAGGCTATTTCTGATAGATCTATACACTATgtggaggcctccgtggctgaagggattagcatgccagcacggcgcaatgagcGAGGAGCCTTCTTCCAAtgcattcgctgtgagttcaagcctgactcatgctgtcttcctctcctgcagaacatgggaagatctgtcagcaacctgcagatggtcatgtgtttcctcccaacatcatgctggccaccatcatataatgaaatattcttgactatggcgtaaaacaccattcaaataaataaatatacactatgTGGCTTTACTTTGCATAGTTTGAGATTTCTTTCACCCTTCAACCTAATCTCTAATGAGCTAATATCATGAAAGGCTGAAAGTTGATCACTCTCTGGTCAACAGAGAGTGCTAACTCTTACCGATGTAAAGGATAAAGACTTAGTGGTAGCAATAAAAACGAAAGTAATtgaatacatgcacaaaatttatattttgctgtaaagtacatatttatgaaatgtattttttttctttctggtatTCGACAGAAAGATGTTTTACCTAATGATGACACTGCTATCAACAGAAGAGAAATGGTCCTAAAGCTATTAGCCGTACCCACAAACTCTGAGCTTCGCTGTCAGGTAAATGTTGTCACCTTAATCATTATACCTGTACCACTAGTATCAAAGCTTGCATATAATTGTGATACACAGTACTGGCTTCAGCTGATGGATGAATTCACTTTACCTGGCTTCGCATGTACTTTGATTTACATGGATTTAGTAATATGCAGCAATATTTTCACCTTTAATGGACAAAGTGAATTGTTATATTGTCATGCTGTTGAGAGTgtgaaagtattttcagatgTAAGGTAAAGCCAGAAGTGTATAGATCAGAAATAAAGACAATACCAGCAATAAGTTAGAGAGCATGTAACAAAGGAAATACATATGTGTGGAATTATACTGATTTTCACATGTATAATGATTTCTTTCAGGGCATCAATTTCTGTGGAATAAATTTGTCCAAACTGGATCTCCGGTGTATCAACTTTAAGTATGCTGTTCTGCGTAATGCAGATTTGTCAGGGTCTAATCTGTCCCACTGTAACTTTGAACGAGCTGACATGTCCAGAGCTGTGCTTGATGTAAGTCACCCAAGTGCAAAATTACTTTTGAAATTTGTGCAATCTAACTTCAGACTTATGTGGAACGTCCGCCTATAAAAACATATCTCagtgaaagaaaataattttcatgAAAGATTCACTGAAATGTGGTGTATGAGTTACATTTAATGTCAGtagaatattaaaaatatatgaaagtttACTGCTTTAGTATCAGAATCAAATACACTGTTCAGAATCACTTATACTGTTATTCTAATGAGATTGGTAGATGTCATTCAGAAAGTAGGTTTTAAGTAACAGTAATATCATTTGTGTAATCCCTAATGACCATATTACTGTTACTGTTTCTCTATGCATGCTTTGCAGGGTGCCAATCTTCTTGGTGTAAAGATGCTATGTGTTAACCTGGAGGCTGCATCACTAAAGGGATGTAACTTTGAAGATCCTGCTGGTATTAGGGCTAACATGGAAGGTATGTCAAAATGACTGTTAAGTGCTATAGACAATGTATATGCAGTCCCTTCTCACTGGCACATGCATGCAGAatagtttattattttcattaatttcatattttttggcCTGGGGCATATTCCACATGGTAATGTTTAGGCctattctgtttatttatttatttgattggtgttttatgccgtactcaagaatatttcacttatacaacggcagtcagcattatggtgggtgtaaaccgggcagagcccggaggaaacccacgaccatctgcagattgcttgcagaccttccctcttacggccggataggaagccagcatgagctggacttgaactcacaacgactgcattggtgagagactctgggtcattacgctgcactcgcgtgctaaccaactgagcccccgTTTAGGCCTATTCCACAAGGTAATGTTTAGGCCTATTCCACAAGGTAATGTTTAGGCCTATTCCACAAGGTAATGTTTAGGCCTGTTCCACAAGGTAATGTTTAGGTCTATTCCACAAGGTAATGTTTAGGCCTATTCCACAAGGTATTAGGCCTAATAagccaaaaatgcaaatttttacTCTTATAGTAGTAGTACATGCATCAGACAAAAGCTCTCTTTGGGTGTTGGAATTTCCTCACTTAAATGATACGTTGACAGAAAGATCGGTTCTGGATCCGTCAAATATCACTTTCCAATCTGTCAAACAGCAGTATAGTATCATTTACAAAGCTGTTCTTCATGTCACATGTCTCCAGTGAAGGCAGAATTAATGGTGAAGTGCTGCATTTACAAATTTTGACTGTACAAGCTCATACATACTGccttacatatatgtttttgcCCAGGGGCTCAGATGAAGAATGTCAATCTAGAGGGCAGCCACATGGCTGGAGTAAACCTGCGAGTGGCCACACTGAAGAATGGCAATCTGCAAAACTGTGATCTCAGAGGGGCTGTGTTAGCAGGGGCTGACCTGGAGGTAAGGGTAAGGGAGGGAGGGTAAGTCTCAACCAAGGAGTGGCCTCACGGAAGAAAGGCAATTTTTAAGCAGTTAACAGCTAACTTCAAATTAAACTTCACAAGTTTTAAAGGTATACATAATTACAGGCATTATTGGTGCTGACTGGCCAACTTGAGTGATAAATGAATCTAGGGTAAGTGGAATTTTAGATAccatacatttatttcaagGCTAAATGACTAAAAGTAGAAAGCTGTAGCTTGTATATCATCCACTCGCAGCCAATCAGAGTCAGTCCTGTTTTACTTTACCTTATAAATTGTTATAAGGTTTGAGATGATAGAGCCAATTCAAATATCAGGTACTAATGTGTTTTTCATGCACTTGaaacttttcaattttgtttgcttgaaacatcatttaatacatgtacatgtacctcctaaGAATAAATTGGGTACATTTTTTACGTAAGCTCTATACACATGTTGGCAAGAGTTAGCTGTGATATTCACCTGAAAAAATACACTTAAACTGGACTTTGAGACAGTGGCCTGTGACAGCGTTGTTTTCAGTCCTGGTAGTTTCTTCACAAACTATGAAGTCCGCTATAGAAAAGTAAACAACTTCTTAAGTTGAGTGCAGCTGAAACTTCTCACTTGTTATTAAGAATAACACATATCAGATTGAAAAGTATTTGTGTTTCAATGTTTTGTCAGAACTGTGATCTCTCTGGATGCGATTTACAAGAGGCTAACTTGAGGGGAGCTAATTTGAAAGGAGCTGCATTTGAGCTGATGTTGAACCCACTGCACATGTCCCAGGCCGTCCGCTGACTCTCCAGCCAATCCACTAACACAGGTACACAGAGTATCAGGTACATGTCTCACATAGTCAGTTTGTCATATTACTCAAACTATATTCACACTTCTGTCTGTATTTTCAGCCAAGCAAGTCATGTCAGATTTCATTCACATTCAAATGCATGTTCAAGCTTCATTTTTGACCTCAGTGGGTTTATTGTAGAAGTACTGTGCAACCCAGAAATAACCTTACAAAAATGCAAGCATTGAGTGTTGATTGCTGTCATCCTTGTTAAGGAGACAGGACTTGAACAAGAAATGGACCTTCACTTATATTATACAGTcgttttttttatggcatgtatgCACAGTAAGAGCATGATCGCGATAAAAGTGTTCAGCAGTTGCAAAGTAATTGCTGTTCGATGTGTTTGGACGGCAGAACAGTTGGAAAAAGGGCCGcaacttcatttcattttatgcGCTCTGTTTGTCAAGTTATTCCTGGGCTGTACTGTACAGTGACATGTTTAGCTTGTGCCATGTAAACAACAAGCAGAGGATCCATGGATACTTGTGGCTTTTTTCTTGATGGTAATGTAGTTATTAGGTCTTGGGCCGTACAGCAACAAGCAGGCCCTCAACTCTGAATCCAGGCATTACATGGTACGTGTCCTCCCTTGACAGTAATGTAATTAGTAGTACTTGGGCTGTAAAGCAACAAGTAGGCCCTCAACTCTGAATCCAGGCATTACATGGTACTTGTGACTTCTCTGCTTGCTTACCTCAGTTACAGCGCCCAGTAATATAAACTGTGAATGGTTAGCATTGGCAAGTCAGGTCACATGTATGGCTTAGCTGTGGTACATCAGGGAGTATCAAGGAGTATCATTTAAACTGAGTGACTGAAAAAGAATGTTCCCTTTTGATTTACAACAGAACATGCATATTACCTATTTCGATTAGTTCAAACAGTATAagatatttgatttcatttcatgctggcttcctctttggtcatACATGGTacggtttgtcagcaacctgcagatggtcatgggttcctcCAGGCCCTGCCTGATTTCTTCCCATCCTAATGCCGGcagccatggtataagtgaaatattcttgagtatggcgtaaaacaaataaatatttgttcatgtataatAATTGTGTTCAATGCCTTATTCAAGACAACTGGACAATTAAATGTGTGATAAATTTGCACTAAATTGGATAAATGATTGgactttatttattgtttatttattggcatTTCTGCTGTTTTAGCCTCCCAGATCTCAAACAGTGGAAGACAATGAGAACTTGTGGACCATTATTGCACAGTTGTTCACCAGACAAGAACATTAATATTATCAAAGGAGATATTATTAGATATACCAGTAATAGACTAAAGATGGTCACAACATCAATCCATTTCTTCCCCACCTTTATACAT encodes the following:
- the LOC135467504 gene encoding BTB/POZ domain-containing protein KCTD9-like, which produces MARGSQSFRNGLKKNGKVVPVTQNIEDVLGEASRKLNIPVTCLYTADGGEIDDPELIRDGEILYASIGEEFFGRLSSSHISCKVVHPVQPSYLDLGEDLDSAYNSVTSADIVLPTGKTDWVTLNVGGKVFKTTRRTLTSDAPESMLARMFTNECDVAWSSSVDENGAYLIDRSPEYFEPILNYLRHGQLVLNKGINPQGVLEEAKFYGISSLIDELEETIEKDVLPNDDTAINRREMVLKLLAVPTNSELRCQGINFCGINLSKLDLRCINFKYAVLRNADLSGSNLSHCNFERADMSRAVLDGANLLGVKMLCVNLEAASLKGCNFEDPAGIRANMEGAQMKNVNLEGSHMAGVNLRVATLKNGNLQNCDLRGAVLAGADLENCDLSGCDLQEANLRGANLKGAAFELMLNPLHMSQAVR